The proteins below come from a single Asanoa ferruginea genomic window:
- a CDS encoding DUF4062 domain-containing protein, with product MARVFISSASGALAPYRQAAVDVCHRLGLVPVHMEEFPPDRLAPLEVCRGRVETADVFVLLLAHRYGSRPVGESRSYTELEYSWALERPAMAVLPFVVDSSFPWPPPDVDHGADGAALARFIERVKKAHTAKRLADLAAFREDLLLALRPYEPQRPGLTSGGIPAPPTLHAMPPYVGSAPFTGRSADLAALDEWSRSDDPVLVVEAIGGTGKSAMTWEWASTGSMDQAGRLWWSFYDGSASMTRFLQEVLAYVSRRPRGEVAKMPLADLGAEVLSALRSRPYLLVLDGFERLLGAYHRLDPSKVRDDEVESTKRSMIDPAAEEVLRELTAAGPSKILISTRLMPDALQGRFGAIMPGVRHLRLPGLTDRDTVSLLDRLGVRGSTAALNGFFHRLENHPLLIGIVAGLVRDYRPDPGGFERWLADPTAGAALALPELDLTQRRTHILAAALADLPPPSHRLLSWISVLAGAVEWSALEAINPFRPAPPAPAEPDLDAFGPPPLSFGPDRDPGPSAAAEIAVRQRREWLSSEPVVRAKAQLDLALRDLEERGLLWWDRAANSYDLHPIIRAYVHDRLDGSERVRANLAVRDHFAALPPEDPEQAASVEDLRQTITIFRALVGAGLLLQAAMHWARHLQDALLVDLGVYPAVIELLAPLARDESFATRSALTIAYAWQDRFPEAIDHEVGILSRLLEADDDFNMLSSLNRLAEVVGAGGSLLAESRLVALQADLLIAKGDDPDQVPDLLYDLALAHERRGELTAARGLIERAERLPDPTDNPWHRGLLHLVTLRLAMRDEVARRTLSTADFTRVADGMVTLQNRVRLAALRCRFEIQRDDFTAALISAEQHERLARNAGINTTAAVHAFLLARLGRIAEADAALAETLTRLPRLPFVRRPHYDLALALRERGRLHEAVAHAVDAYRQSWSEGPPYHHHWDLTEAHELLTQPGVAPPDLPVTDPATVKVPMEKEIRAYIVRTRERRAHS from the coding sequence GTGGCCCGGGTCTTCATCAGCAGTGCGTCGGGGGCGTTGGCGCCCTATCGCCAGGCCGCGGTCGATGTCTGTCATCGACTCGGCCTGGTGCCGGTGCACATGGAGGAGTTCCCGCCGGACCGCCTGGCACCCCTTGAGGTGTGCCGCGGGCGGGTCGAGACCGCCGACGTCTTCGTCCTGCTGCTGGCGCACCGTTACGGTTCGCGACCGGTCGGCGAGTCCCGCTCCTACACGGAGCTGGAATATTCCTGGGCGTTGGAACGGCCCGCGATGGCGGTGTTGCCGTTCGTCGTCGACTCATCCTTCCCGTGGCCGCCGCCAGACGTCGACCATGGCGCCGACGGAGCGGCCCTCGCGCGCTTCATCGAACGGGTGAAGAAGGCGCACACGGCGAAGCGCCTCGCCGACCTGGCAGCCTTCCGCGAAGACCTCCTGCTCGCGCTGCGGCCCTACGAGCCGCAGCGGCCCGGCCTCACGTCAGGCGGAATCCCGGCCCCGCCGACCCTGCACGCGATGCCGCCCTACGTCGGCAGTGCGCCCTTTACCGGCAGGTCGGCCGATCTCGCCGCCCTCGACGAATGGTCCCGGTCCGACGATCCGGTGCTCGTCGTGGAGGCCATCGGCGGCACCGGCAAGAGCGCGATGACCTGGGAGTGGGCGTCGACCGGCTCAATGGATCAAGCCGGCCGGCTCTGGTGGAGCTTCTACGACGGCTCCGCGTCGATGACCCGGTTCCTCCAGGAGGTGCTCGCCTACGTGAGCCGGCGGCCACGCGGCGAGGTCGCCAAGATGCCCCTGGCCGATCTCGGCGCGGAAGTGTTGTCCGCGTTACGCAGCCGGCCCTACCTGCTGGTGCTCGACGGGTTCGAGCGGTTACTCGGTGCCTACCACCGTCTCGACCCGTCGAAGGTCCGTGACGACGAGGTCGAGTCCACCAAGCGCTCGATGATCGACCCGGCGGCCGAAGAGGTGCTCCGCGAGCTGACCGCCGCCGGGCCCTCGAAGATTCTGATCAGCACGCGGCTGATGCCCGACGCGCTACAGGGGCGATTCGGGGCGATCATGCCGGGTGTGCGGCACCTGCGGCTGCCGGGCTTGACCGACCGCGACACCGTTTCGCTGCTCGACCGGCTGGGCGTGCGGGGCAGCACCGCGGCACTCAACGGCTTCTTCCACCGGCTCGAAAACCATCCGCTGTTGATCGGGATCGTCGCCGGGTTGGTGCGCGACTACCGGCCGGATCCCGGCGGGTTCGAGCGCTGGCTCGCCGACCCTACCGCTGGCGCCGCGCTCGCCCTGCCCGAGCTGGACCTGACCCAACGACGCACCCACATCCTGGCCGCCGCGCTGGCCGACCTGCCACCCCCCAGCCACCGGCTGCTCAGCTGGATCTCGGTGCTGGCCGGCGCGGTCGAGTGGAGCGCGCTCGAAGCGATCAACCCCTTCCGTCCGGCGCCGCCCGCACCGGCGGAGCCGGATCTCGACGCGTTCGGTCCGCCCCCGCTGTCGTTCGGCCCGGATCGGGACCCGGGCCCTTCGGCGGCCGCGGAGATCGCCGTTCGGCAGCGCCGGGAGTGGCTCTCATCGGAGCCGGTCGTCCGCGCGAAGGCCCAGCTCGACCTGGCCTTGCGCGACCTCGAGGAGCGGGGTCTGCTGTGGTGGGACCGCGCCGCCAACTCCTATGACCTGCACCCGATCATCCGTGCCTACGTGCACGACCGGCTGGACGGGTCGGAGCGGGTGCGCGCCAACCTCGCGGTGCGCGACCACTTCGCCGCGCTGCCGCCCGAAGATCCGGAACAGGCAGCCAGCGTCGAAGACCTGCGGCAGACGATAACCATCTTCCGTGCCCTCGTCGGCGCCGGACTCCTCCTTCAGGCAGCCATGCACTGGGCCAGACATCTACAGGATGCGCTTCTCGTCGATCTCGGCGTCTACCCCGCCGTGATCGAGCTGCTCGCGCCACTCGCGCGCGACGAGTCCTTCGCAACTCGTTCGGCGCTGACGATCGCCTATGCGTGGCAGGACCGCTTTCCGGAGGCGATCGACCATGAGGTCGGCATTCTGAGCCGGTTGCTCGAGGCCGACGACGATTTCAACATGCTGAGCAGCCTGAACCGCCTGGCCGAGGTGGTTGGCGCCGGCGGGTCGCTCCTCGCCGAGTCCAGGCTCGTCGCGCTGCAAGCCGATCTCCTGATCGCCAAGGGCGACGACCCGGACCAGGTTCCCGATCTGTTGTACGACCTGGCCCTCGCCCACGAGCGCCGCGGCGAGCTGACCGCCGCGCGGGGTCTGATCGAACGAGCCGAACGCCTTCCGGACCCGACCGACAATCCGTGGCACCGCGGCTTGCTCCACCTCGTCACGCTTCGACTGGCCATGCGCGACGAGGTCGCCCGGCGCACCTTGTCGACGGCCGACTTCACCCGTGTCGCCGACGGCATGGTGACCCTTCAGAACCGCGTCCGACTGGCGGCGTTGCGATGCAGGTTCGAGATCCAGCGCGACGACTTCACCGCCGCGCTGATCAGCGCCGAGCAGCACGAACGCCTGGCCCGCAACGCGGGCATCAACACCACTGCGGCGGTCCACGCATTCCTGTTGGCCAGACTCGGCCGGATCGCGGAAGCGGACGCGGCCCTGGCCGAGACACTCACCCGGCTCCCCCGGCTGCCCTTCGTCAGACGGCCCCACTACGACCTCGCTCTCGCGTTGCGGGAACGCGGCCGCCTCCACGAGGCGGTCGCCCACGCGGTCGACGCATACCGGCAGAGCTGGAGCGAAGGGCCGCCCTACCATCACCACTGGGACCTGACCGAGGCCCATGAGCTGCTCACCCAGCCGGGTGTCGCACCGCCAGACCTGCCGGTCACCGACCCCGCCACGGTGAAGGTGCCCATGGAGAAGGAGATCCGCGCATATATCGTGCGCACGCGCGAACGTCGGGCCCACTCGTAA
- a CDS encoding amidohydrolase family protein, with translation MRAIRAARLFDGVTTTDNPIVYVEGGTVVSVAHGGPAPADALDLGAVTLLPGLVDAHTHLVFDAGADPVARLHAVDDDELLRGAKVAATRALHAGITTVRDLGDRGYVALRLRAQFAAAPHTGPHVLAAGPPLTSPRGHCWWLGGEVSGVAGIRAAVAEHAARGVDVIKVLATGGEITPGTKPYLLQFSPEELAAAADEAHRHGLPAAAHAHSAPAIAAAVDAGFDTVEHGSFLTADGAAADPAVIGKLAASDTVVSATLGYLPGQPVNPRTAALSATLTAIFQQQRRAGVRMIVTSDAGIDASKPHDVLAYAAEMFLLFGDGPEAALRAVTADAAAACGVGATKGRVAAGYDADLLAVAGDPTTDIAALRDVRAVFRAGVRVR, from the coding sequence ATGCGGGCGATCCGGGCCGCACGGCTCTTCGACGGCGTCACCACTACCGACAATCCCATCGTGTACGTCGAGGGCGGCACCGTGGTCAGCGTGGCGCACGGCGGCCCGGCGCCGGCCGACGCGCTCGATCTCGGCGCGGTGACGTTGCTGCCGGGGCTGGTCGACGCGCACACCCACCTGGTGTTCGACGCCGGCGCCGACCCGGTCGCCCGGTTGCACGCGGTCGACGACGACGAGTTGCTCCGCGGCGCGAAGGTGGCGGCCACCCGGGCGCTGCACGCCGGCATCACGACCGTGCGCGACCTGGGCGACCGCGGCTACGTGGCGCTGCGGCTGCGGGCGCAGTTCGCGGCGGCGCCGCACACCGGCCCGCACGTGCTGGCCGCCGGACCGCCGCTGACCAGTCCGCGCGGGCACTGCTGGTGGCTCGGCGGCGAGGTCTCCGGCGTCGCCGGCATCCGGGCGGCGGTGGCCGAGCACGCCGCCCGCGGCGTCGACGTGATCAAGGTGCTGGCCACCGGCGGCGAGATCACCCCAGGCACCAAGCCCTACCTGCTCCAGTTCAGCCCGGAAGAACTCGCCGCGGCGGCCGACGAGGCGCACCGGCACGGTCTGCCGGCCGCCGCGCACGCGCACAGCGCGCCGGCCATCGCGGCCGCCGTCGACGCCGGTTTCGACACCGTCGAGCACGGCTCGTTCCTGACCGCCGACGGCGCCGCCGCTGATCCGGCCGTGATCGGGAAGCTGGCCGCGAGCGACACGGTCGTCTCGGCGACGCTGGGCTACCTGCCGGGCCAGCCGGTCAACCCGCGCACCGCGGCGCTGTCGGCCACGCTGACCGCGATCTTCCAGCAGCAGCGCCGGGCCGGCGTCCGCATGATCGTCACCAGCGACGCCGGCATCGACGCGTCGAAACCGCACGATGTGCTCGCGTACGCCGCGGAGATGTTCCTGCTCTTCGGCGACGGGCCGGAAGCGGCGCTGCGCGCGGTGACCGCCGACGCGGCCGCCGCGTGCGGTGTCGGCGCGACGAAGGGCCGGGTGGCGGCGGGCTACGACGCCGACCTGCTGGCCGTTGCCGGCGACCCGACCACCGACATCGCCGCGCTACGCGACGTGCGGGCGGTCTTCCGCGCCGGCGTGCGGGTCCGCTAG
- a CDS encoding TetR/AcrR family transcriptional regulator yields the protein MTETEARRRAPGMSPEQRREAVVRAALPLVAEHGAAVTTAQIARAAGIGEATIFRVFDDKQAVLDACVAAALDPTVVVQELNSISLDQPLALRLVDAADALDAHFARIGSVLGSLHATGHTGPRRAPAPGDPERSVSATFAAVRDLIEPDQERLRLPVATLTNAFLGLLFPTRVGGGSGPRAVPVEDLVDVLLYGAVLGPVS from the coding sequence ATGACCGAAACCGAGGCCCGGCGCCGCGCGCCGGGGATGAGCCCGGAGCAGCGCCGCGAGGCCGTCGTCCGGGCCGCGTTGCCGCTGGTCGCCGAGCACGGCGCCGCGGTGACCACCGCGCAGATCGCCCGCGCCGCCGGCATCGGTGAGGCGACGATCTTCCGGGTGTTCGACGACAAGCAGGCCGTGCTCGACGCCTGCGTGGCGGCCGCCCTCGACCCGACCGTCGTTGTGCAGGAGCTCAACTCCATCTCCCTCGACCAGCCGCTCGCCCTGCGCCTGGTCGACGCGGCCGACGCGCTCGACGCGCACTTCGCCCGGATCGGCTCGGTGCTCGGGTCCCTGCACGCCACCGGGCACACCGGCCCGCGGCGCGCGCCCGCGCCCGGCGATCCGGAGCGGTCGGTCAGTGCAACGTTCGCGGCGGTCAGAGACCTGATCGAGCCCGACCAGGAACGCCTGCGCCTCCCGGTGGCCACGCTGACGAATGCCTTCCTGGGCCTGCTCTTCCCGACCCGGGTGGGCGGCGGCAGCGGCCCCCGCGCGGTGCCGGTCGAAGACCTGGTCGACGTGCTGCTCTACGGCGCCGTCTTAGGCCCGGTTTCCTGA
- a CDS encoding glycoside hydrolase family 3 protein, giving the protein MTEPGGELLRLAATVLQPGFVGTAPPDWVRRWLGEGLGGVALFARNVRDPEQVAALTAALRAERADVLVAIDEEAGDVTRIESRAGSSRPGNLALGAVDDVALTEEVARDLGRELAAVGVNLDYAPDADVNNNPDNPVIGVRSFGADPALVARHTGAWVTGLQAAGVAACAKHFPGHGDTAVDSHHDLPHIPRDRAGLDAVELLPFRAAIEAGVQAVMTGHLLVPAVDPDLPATLSRSVLTGLLRDELGFQGAVITDAMEMRAVVNRFGFEGAVVSALAAGADAICIGGEHADEGTADRLRTAIARAVLSGELAEERLTEAAKRVQHLAAWAATARAGSAPGPWYGTGGSPVGLAAARRAVKVVGTAPALPLAGPPHVVELSPPANIAVGTDTPWGVAAPVAALLPGTTAVRLTGDDAAEPAAVVAAAAGRPLVLVVRDLHRHAWMATLVHAVLRSRPDAVVVELGVPAAVVGATHIATHGATRSSGLAVAEVLAGSDLPAL; this is encoded by the coding sequence ATGACCGAGCCTGGCGGCGAACTGCTGCGGCTGGCCGCGACCGTTCTGCAACCAGGGTTCGTGGGCACCGCGCCGCCGGACTGGGTCCGCCGCTGGCTTGGCGAGGGGCTGGGCGGAGTGGCGCTGTTCGCCCGCAACGTCCGCGATCCCGAGCAGGTCGCCGCGCTGACCGCGGCGCTGCGTGCCGAGCGGGCCGACGTGCTGGTCGCGATCGACGAAGAGGCCGGCGACGTCACCCGGATCGAATCGCGGGCCGGCAGTTCGCGCCCCGGCAACCTGGCCCTCGGCGCGGTCGACGACGTCGCGCTCACCGAGGAGGTCGCCCGCGACCTGGGCCGGGAGTTGGCCGCGGTGGGCGTCAACCTCGACTACGCGCCCGACGCCGACGTCAACAACAACCCCGACAACCCGGTCATCGGCGTACGCAGCTTCGGCGCCGACCCGGCCCTCGTCGCCCGGCACACCGGGGCGTGGGTGACCGGTCTCCAGGCCGCCGGCGTGGCCGCCTGCGCCAAGCACTTCCCCGGGCACGGCGACACCGCCGTCGACTCGCACCACGACCTGCCGCACATCCCGCGCGACCGGGCCGGCCTCGACGCGGTCGAGTTGCTCCCGTTCCGCGCCGCGATCGAGGCCGGCGTCCAGGCCGTGATGACCGGGCACCTGCTGGTGCCGGCCGTCGACCCGGACCTGCCGGCCACCCTGAGCCGATCCGTCCTCACTGGACTGTTGCGTGACGAGCTCGGCTTCCAGGGCGCGGTGATCACCGACGCGATGGAGATGCGCGCGGTCGTCAACCGGTTCGGCTTCGAGGGCGCGGTGGTGTCCGCCCTCGCGGCCGGCGCCGACGCGATCTGCATCGGCGGCGAGCACGCCGACGAGGGCACGGCCGACCGGCTGCGCACGGCGATCGCCCGCGCGGTGCTCTCCGGCGAGTTGGCCGAGGAGCGGCTGACCGAGGCCGCGAAGCGGGTCCAGCACCTGGCCGCCTGGGCCGCGACGGCGCGGGCCGGTTCGGCTCCGGGCCCCTGGTATGGCACCGGCGGCTCGCCGGTGGGTCTGGCCGCGGCCCGGCGCGCGGTCAAGGTCGTCGGGACGGCGCCGGCCCTGCCGCTCGCCGGGCCGCCGCACGTGGTCGAGCTGTCGCCGCCGGCCAACATCGCGGTCGGCACCGACACGCCCTGGGGGGTCGCCGCACCGGTGGCCGCCCTGCTGCCCGGCACCACCGCGGTGCGACTGACCGGCGACGACGCCGCCGAGCCGGCCGCCGTGGTCGCCGCGGCCGCCGGCCGCCCGCTGGTGCTGGTCGTGCGTGACCTGCACCGGCACGCCTGGATGGCGACGCTGGTGCACGCCGTGCTGCGGTCGCGCCCGGACGCGGTGGTGGTCGAACTCGGCGTGCCGGCCGCGGTCGTCGGCGCCACCCACATCGCCACGCACGGCGCGACCCGGTCGAGCGGGTTGGCCGTCGCCGAGGTGCTCGCGGGCTCGGACCTCCCTGCTCTCTAG
- a CDS encoding GNAT family N-acetyltransferase, translating into MESVVNDNPDKHRFELTVDGALAGFSAYRLREGGIVFTHTEIDPNFEGKGLGSRLARAVLDESRDRGLRVYAQCPFIAGFIDKHPEYQDLLATS; encoded by the coding sequence GTGGAATCCGTGGTGAACGACAACCCCGACAAACACCGTTTCGAGCTCACCGTCGACGGTGCGCTGGCCGGCTTCTCCGCCTACCGCCTGCGCGAGGGCGGCATCGTGTTCACGCACACCGAGATCGACCCCAATTTCGAGGGCAAGGGCCTGGGCAGCCGCCTGGCCCGCGCGGTCCTCGACGAGTCGCGCGACCGTGGCCTGCGGGTCTACGCGCAGTGCCCGTTCATCGCGGGATTCATCGACAAGCACCCGGAATATCAGGACCTGCTGGCGACCAGCTGA
- a CDS encoding RecQ family ATP-dependent DNA helicase: MKSPLTSLRLRRAARTLFGWKTLRPGQLDAMRAILRGRDVLAVMPTGAGKSALYQVPATQLPGPTLVVSPLLALQQDQIGGLERRGSAGLKAVRISSAETPKQQEAALAALRDGRAEFLFITPEQLADPDRLAQVKALKPSLVAIDEAHCISAWGHDFRPDYLALGHVIRELGRPPVVALTATASPPVRDDIVARLGLAKPKIMVTGLDRANLFLEAANCPTEDYRWRRLLALVSTDEGPGIVYVPTRRGAEELAARLSAAGYAAEFYHGGMAGGAREKLHVAFLADEVPIMVATSAFGMGIDKPNIRWVAHVALPDSPDSYLQEIGRAGRDGLPARTLLLWRAEDEGLQRFFTGALPAVDELRDLAAVLRAEGPLTKAALRERTGLGARKQGQLVALLEHVGGAVTRSGGKVACPRYAPSPADAADLAVAEAERQQSLSKSRTDMMRAYAQARGCRSQPLLAYFGEQLTRVCGHCDNCSAGRGEPDNGAVGPFPVHSTVSHAEWGAGMVMGYEDNRMTVLFDDVGYKTLSVPVVSEQGLLTTL, translated from the coding sequence ATGAAGTCACCCCTCACCTCCCTGCGTCTGCGCCGGGCAGCCCGCACCCTCTTCGGCTGGAAAACCCTGCGCCCCGGTCAGCTCGACGCGATGCGCGCGATCCTGCGCGGCCGCGACGTGCTCGCCGTCATGCCCACCGGTGCCGGCAAGTCGGCGCTCTACCAGGTGCCGGCGACCCAGTTGCCCGGCCCGACCCTCGTGGTGTCCCCGCTGCTCGCCCTGCAACAGGACCAGATCGGCGGGCTCGAACGGCGCGGCTCCGCCGGCCTCAAGGCGGTGCGGATCTCCTCGGCCGAGACGCCCAAGCAGCAGGAGGCCGCCCTCGCGGCCCTGCGCGACGGCCGGGCCGAGTTCCTGTTCATCACCCCCGAGCAGCTCGCCGACCCCGACCGGCTGGCGCAGGTGAAGGCGCTGAAGCCGTCGCTGGTCGCGATCGACGAGGCGCACTGCATCTCCGCGTGGGGGCACGACTTCCGGCCCGACTACCTGGCGCTCGGGCACGTCATCCGGGAGCTGGGCCGGCCGCCGGTGGTGGCGCTGACCGCGACCGCGTCGCCGCCGGTGCGCGACGACATCGTGGCCCGGCTCGGCCTGGCGAAGCCGAAAATCATGGTGACCGGGCTCGACCGCGCCAACCTGTTCCTGGAGGCGGCCAACTGCCCGACGGAGGACTACCGGTGGCGGCGGCTGCTCGCGCTCGTCTCCACCGACGAGGGCCCGGGCATCGTCTACGTGCCGACCCGGCGGGGCGCCGAGGAGCTGGCGGCGCGACTGTCCGCCGCGGGCTACGCCGCCGAGTTCTACCACGGTGGGATGGCCGGCGGGGCGCGCGAGAAACTGCACGTCGCGTTCCTGGCCGACGAGGTGCCGATCATGGTGGCGACCTCGGCCTTCGGGATGGGCATCGACAAGCCCAACATCCGCTGGGTGGCGCACGTCGCGCTGCCCGACTCGCCGGACAGCTACCTACAGGAGATCGGCCGCGCCGGCCGTGACGGGCTGCCCGCCCGCACCCTGCTGCTCTGGCGGGCCGAAGACGAGGGTTTGCAGCGGTTCTTCACCGGCGCCCTGCCCGCGGTGGACGAGCTGCGCGACCTGGCCGCCGTGCTGCGCGCCGAAGGCCCGCTGACCAAGGCGGCGCTGCGCGAGCGCACCGGCCTCGGCGCCCGCAAGCAGGGCCAACTCGTGGCGCTGCTCGAACACGTCGGCGGCGCGGTCACCCGGTCGGGTGGCAAAGTCGCCTGCCCGCGCTACGCACCGTCACCGGCCGACGCCGCCGACCTCGCCGTCGCGGAGGCCGAGCGCCAGCAGAGCCTGTCAAAATCACGGACCGACATGATGCGGGCGTACGCGCAGGCGCGCGGCTGCCGCTCCCAGCCGCTGCTGGCCTATTTCGGCGAGCAGTTGACCCGGGTCTGCGGCCACTGCGACAACTGCTCGGCCGGCCGGGGCGAACCCGACAACGGCGCCGTCGGCCCGTTCCCTGTGCACAGCACGGTGAGCCACGCCGAGTGGGGCGCCGGCATGGTGATGGGCTACGAGGACAACCGGATGACGGTGCTCTTCGACGACGTGGGGTACAAGACCCTGTCGGTTCCGGTCGTCTCCGAACAAGGCCTGCTGACTACGCTGTAG